Part of the Candidatus Dojkabacteria bacterium genome, AGGATGGAGCAATGATTTGGGGGAGTACTCGGGATTTGGGCTTTTAGTTTATTGCAATGGAGAGAAAAGGGTAGATTTTGTAATTGAAAGGGATTTGGGGAATCTAGAAAGATTTGATCCCAAGAGTAAAGAGGCAAGATCAATTTGTAGCAGCTTGTTTGACTTAACTGTTTTAAAATTTGAGGATTTTAAGTTAATTGATTTCTTCACTCCGGAAGGTTCTATTCGTTGTGGTCTTTATAAGGGTAGATTATATGAGGGAGTAAGAACGGAGTATGAATTGGGTGAAAGGTTAGCTGCGGAGCTAGAAGCAAAAATGAGATTAGCTTATAGGAAGATAATGGCTCTGGATACCGGTTTAGCAATGATTGATGTTCTGTCGGGGTTGATTAATGACCAAATAAAAGAGAGCTTTCCGGGAATTTCAATTGAGGGGTATCGTTCAGCATTTGATGATAGCCGTGCTACCCCACTAACTCCACGAAATCAAGGAGAATTACTACCAGAACCATCTTCCGGTATAATCCGGCATTCACCTGAATCGCGTCCCAACTAAAACATCTAAGCAGGTTTCTGTGGAGGAAGTAGGAGCCAGTAAACCCGACACGTACGTTAATGACTGGTGTGTTATACTTATTCCATGAACATACTTACGATCTCAACAACAAATGCAATATTTCTTGGTTTCTATCATGATACCGTCCAATTGACGGCATATCTTGACCAAAACCCTTCAAATATTGCCGAAGATATAGATGAAATCTATAAAAGTGTTATCGGCACTGAGATACCTGAGCTTATTATAGTTGATTTGGGGCCCGGTTCCTTTACCGGTTCACGTGTTGGTGTTGCATTTGCCAAGGGATTGGCCTTGGCGTTTAATATTCCTGTTGTAGGTGTGTCGTTATTATCGGCAATTTGTTACCAGAAATATTTGACTTCCGGTAAGTCTTCCG contains:
- the tsaB gene encoding tRNA (adenosine(37)-N6)-threonylcarbamoyltransferase complex dimerization subunit type 1 TsaB; its protein translation is MNILTISTTNAIFLGFYHDTVQLTAYLDQNPSNIAEDIDEIYKSVIGTEIPELIIVDLGPGSFTGSRVGVAFAKGLALAFNIPVVGVSLLSAICYQKYLTSGKSSDMYSAQIDANNGNVYTLDLNLPSDNLLESQLSIGFKKSSKFDEINDAVFDAMTKLGLQIYSTGRSSDVLTLAPIYGRPVNITPPKK